A window of Bradyrhizobium sp. AZCC 1610 contains these coding sequences:
- a CDS encoding metallophosphoesterase family protein, with product MTKVAVSRTYAIPDLHGRLDLLDRAIDAIARHAEGVASTIITLGDYVDRGPQSRQVIERLMSWRPDESKVVNLKGNHEAMMCAVCENRAELDWWIKNGGGETLASYDQSPALPDLRAIPADHLDWIVNLPLVHVDRHRIFVHAAVDPKIPLEQQNEETLLWKRYPSGVDVGHGHRYVVHGHHADTRAPIAGKHKTNLDGLAWKTGRLVIGVFEDGRPGGASEYLEVFGREM from the coding sequence TTGACGAAGGTTGCCGTGAGCCGAACGTACGCCATACCCGACCTTCATGGCCGGTTGGACCTGCTGGATCGCGCCATTGACGCGATCGCCCGGCATGCGGAGGGGGTGGCTTCCACGATCATAACTCTGGGCGACTACGTCGATCGTGGGCCGCAGAGCAGACAGGTCATCGAGCGTCTCATGAGCTGGCGACCGGATGAATCGAAGGTCGTCAATCTGAAGGGCAACCACGAAGCCATGATGTGTGCGGTCTGTGAGAATAGGGCCGAACTCGACTGGTGGATCAAGAATGGGGGAGGCGAGACGCTGGCATCGTATGACCAAAGCCCGGCGCTTCCCGATTTGCGAGCGATCCCGGCCGACCATCTGGACTGGATCGTCAATCTTCCGCTGGTGCATGTCGATCGGCACAGAATATTCGTCCATGCGGCGGTCGATCCGAAAATTCCGCTTGAGCAGCAGAACGAGGAAACGTTGCTTTGGAAGCGTTATCCGAGCGGTGTCGATGTCGGCCATGGGCATCGCTACGTCGTACACGGCCACCATGCTGATACGCGCGCGCCCATTGCGGGCAAGCACAAGACCAATCTGGATGGGCTGGCCTGGAAAACGGGACGGTTGGTCATCGGGGTATTTGAAGACGGCCGGCCCGGTGGTGCCTCCGAGTACCTGGAAGTCTTCGGCCGTGAAATGTGA